The sequence CTAATGTACATTTACTTCAAAACCTTTCTTTGAAATAGCTAAGATTTCAAAGAACTggtaagttaaaaagaaagaaagagagagagaaaagagggaaggaaaaaaggaagaaaagaacaggaaaaaaaaattagaaagttaaaGTTTTCTGACTCAGGAAAACCACAAACccaactttaaataaaaagatggTAATATTTACATCCAAATATGTTAGATTATTCACTTGATAATATACTTCTTCAGTTAGAAAAGAAAGTGATGCATTACTTGTTAAAAATTCAGACTTTGCTTTTTAGTGAATTAGAAGTTTGATCACTGTGAGTTTATTTCAAATGATGTCCCCGATCTGTTCTtttacataaataagaaaaagttccAAGTCAGCAACTCTGAGAAAGCAGCTTGATCCCTTCTCATTGTTTATGGCAGTCAGTATTCAAACCATTTATACTTTTCGGAAATACAGAGTAGCTTGGACAATGTTCTTACAAAATATTTGTGATTAATTTACTACATAAAAAAAGATCTAGGAGTATTTAGGAAAAAATCATGTAAAAGGAGGAGGATATTACTATTAAGATGTTGCTATATTGCTTAACGatgttaatagaaaaataaataagagtaaaAGAAGATCTTGCTATTAACATTAACTGTTAGGAACACCCCTTTTGTATATGCATcacattgatttttaattttataatcacATTGAACAAATTGCAAATAACCACAGTCTAGTTTGGCTCCAAAATATGTTTGAATTGTCTAGATTAAACAACAATTAAGCCTCTGAAAAATGCTCTtaatgtttctctctttttccttcagtTAATTTGACCATGAGAAGAAAATTGCGCAAACACAATTGCCTTCAGAGGAGATGTATACCTCTCCATTCACGAGTACCCTTCCCCTGAGGTATTTCTGACCAAAAATAGTTTTGCTACACTTAGGCGATGTTCCAAATTAGATATACCAGAGAATGTTTCTTCACAGTTTGTAACATGTGATAATGGCTTATGGCGATGTCAAGACTTTAGAGATGCATACCAATAAATGAAAGAGTGAAATGAATGACGTGACTTTTGAGAATTACTTTAATAGCTAAGGAAGAAAATTAGACAGACGAGGACAATGTAGGAAAATCTTGATAACTGTTGAATCTGAGTAACAGCTATATGGGGGCTAATATTATTGTGGATGTTATGCAGAATAAGCCGATTCCCCTATTAAGCCCAGTGTGTATGAAAGCATTTGGACGTATTCACCCAACATCATACCATCAATGAACTACCATCAATACTTcaggattttcttttcctcttctcctctcctcctctcctcctctcctccccctccctcaactcctgtctcctctccactctcccctctcccccagggtcttgctctgtcacccaggctggagtgcaatgatgtgatctcagctcgttgcagacccaacctcccgggctcaagtgatcctcccacctcagccccccaagtagctgggactacaggcgtgtgccaccactcttgggtaatttttgtattttttgtagagatgagggttccccatgttgcgcaggctggtctcgaactcctagcctcaagtgatccacctgccttggccttccaaagtgctgggatttcagatgtgagccaccacacccagccctcagggtttatttttttccgaaaatatttcctttaatagATAAAGTAAACTTAACACTAATGAAATGGCAGCTTTCCAGTCTCACCAATAGTAGTGACCTTGATAGTCACATCTTAAGGATAAATTCTGGTAGAGTTTTGCACctcccttttcttgtttttacacTTGCTAAATACTTTTACACCACCACGATTACCGGTAATACTGCTTGAATCAGCTAACTTCAAACACTGTCCAAGTTTAAGTTACTtcatactaaaaaatacacagttTGGCATTCCATTGTAAGTATTTCAAGCTCATTAATTCATTAAAGATATATCTTCCTTAAAAAATGTCACAGAAATATCCCTCATCTGGTTAACATACACAGGCAATGGCTAAATTAGCTTATTCAGTTGGCCTGTAGAGTAGCTTTTATGGTTCCATTCATTCAGTGGAAAGAACAGTTGTTATGTCTATTGTTTAATGCATGCTTTTCAAAGCCAGGGAAAGCCCTGTAGTAGAAAATTAAATGAAGGAGGAGCAATTTAGTAAGAAACATTTATCAAAAGGACTGAGACAAAAAATGGCAAGTTCTCTATGCCTATATCTGTAACAAATTAATCTTTGTTATCAAAATACAACAAATAGCTTTGGTGGAGGAATCCAGGAAGATACAGTAGGAGGTTTACTGAGAAGCCAATTAATGGTGATTGAAACAtgctttaaaaagattttctgtGTTAAAATATCCTTTGGTGTGTGTTGATAATGTTTCCAGCAGGGCATTTCAGTGTCATGTATAAAACAATGGTAAAAATCTGTGCTTAAGAGGAATAGAGACACCCCAGATTTTTCCAGCACTCCTTCATAAATAACAAAGAGGAGAGGACACATTTCACAATAGCAAGAGAATTCCTGCATATACAAAGAAAGACACctttcaaaatataaacacaagTCTTTGGATAACCACAGATTATCCTCAAATCACATACCATAAAAACCAGTGTTACAAGTAAGCATGAGtagtgaaatttgaatttttaaagttgagGGAAATTTTGACTTATAAATCAAGTTtgtaaaccaaaagaaaatgtaattaaagCTTTGCAAACTACTTAATAATAGCAACCCTTTACAAAAGTTGACTGATAACTTATAAAACTGCTTGGGTTACAGCATCCATTTTCTCAGTTTTAGACTAGTTCTACATTCCAGCTACAGTTCTTTGAAGAATGCTTAAAAGTCACCTGTTGGAATCTACTGTAAGAGTTAATGTAAGATAAACATTAGATGATTTTTCAAGACCTTGCTCAACCAGCACTATAATAACAAGTGCTACCTTCAGATCTGATAACATAATTCTCACTGTCCTAAATACTTTcccattttttatatgttttgcaACAAAGGCACTTTGGTAACTGGGTCAATGTACTGTAAACCTAGGTAGTGGACTCTAAGGCAAAACACCCATTTCATTTCTCCCCCTCTAATTTTTTGGATGCTTTAGATAAAATCACATGTGGTTATTTGATCAGTTAGGATCAAGTAAGACTTCGTAAAAGGATAGGTAAGGTAAACAATTGACTTTGAAAGTTTTCCAGATGAACCCTTTATTAGAGTGTTCAGACCTTTAGCTCATTTAATAGGAATGTCATATTATCTTTACTCAGTCAATTTTTCCACCTCCTAGGGTCATCCTCAATGATCCCAGCCTACGCAACTGAATTAATTACGCAGAAAAATCCATGCTGTATGCAGttcatttccttgatttttttcttaaaaacattttggcaTCACCTTCAGTC is a genomic window of Macaca mulatta isolate MMU2019108-1 chromosome 5, T2T-MMU8v2.0, whole genome shotgun sequence containing:
- the APELA gene encoding apelin receptor early endogenous ligand codes for the protein MKFQQFLFAFCIFIMSLLLISGHRPVNLTMRRKLRKHNCLQRRCIPLHSRVPFP